The Hydrogenophaga crocea genome contains a region encoding:
- a CDS encoding histidine phosphatase family protein, which yields MLQRRQFLSAATLLASGSAFAQDRDFWSLLREGANVVLMRHARTEPGVGDPPGFRLGECGTQRNLSAEGREQARRVGEAFRREGIRLDEVRSSAWCRCIDTAQLAFGRHTVWAPVNSFFDGAGERDAQTRAVLAALRGLRAPANWMLVTHQVNITALTGENPAMGEVFVARPEADGQRLRVLARQAF from the coding sequence ATGCTGCAACGACGCCAATTCCTGTCCGCTGCCACCCTGCTCGCTTCGGGCAGCGCCTTCGCGCAGGACCGCGACTTCTGGTCCCTGCTGCGCGAGGGCGCCAACGTGGTGCTCATGCGCCACGCGCGCACCGAGCCCGGCGTGGGCGATCCGCCCGGGTTCCGCCTGGGCGAATGCGGCACGCAGCGCAACCTCAGCGCCGAAGGCCGCGAGCAGGCGCGACGCGTGGGCGAGGCCTTCCGGCGCGAAGGCATCCGCCTCGACGAGGTGCGCAGCAGCGCCTGGTGCCGCTGCATCGACACCGCACAGCTCGCCTTCGGCCGCCACACGGTGTGGGCGCCGGTCAATTCCTTTTTCGACGGTGCGGGCGAGCGCGACGCGCAGACGCGCGCGGTGCTCGCGGCCTTGCGTGGCCTGCGCGCGCCCGCCAACTGGATGCTCGTGACCCACCAGGTCAACATCACCGCGCTCACGGGCGAGAACCCCGCCATGGGCGAGGTCTTCGTGGCGCGGCCCGAGGCCGATGGCCAGCGCCTGCGCGTGCTTGCGCGACAGGCCTTCTGA
- a CDS encoding SDR family NAD(P)-dependent oxidoreductase produces MTTPHHLTVLTGASRGMGLAMARQLLSPNRLLLCLSRQISAELQAQADAAGAPLVQWSQDLADTAGARERLANWLASLRPAEIASATLINNAGVIPRIGPIDECPPEQLANALRVGLEAPMQLTAAFLAATRAWAEAGWPGPRKVLNISSGLGRNAMAAQGPYCAAKAGLDHFTRCAALDEAQHPRGARLVSLAPGVIDTDMQQQLRAGDPQGFPDRQRFVDLREKGLLSTPEGAAQRVLAWLDRADFGQQPVADVRDA; encoded by the coding sequence ATGACCACCCCCCACCACCTCACCGTGCTCACCGGCGCCTCGCGCGGCATGGGCCTGGCCATGGCGCGCCAGCTGCTCTCGCCCAACCGGCTGCTGCTGTGCCTGTCGCGCCAGATCAGCGCCGAGCTGCAGGCCCAGGCCGACGCGGCCGGCGCACCGCTGGTGCAGTGGTCGCAAGACCTGGCCGACACCGCGGGCGCGCGCGAGCGCCTGGCCAACTGGCTCGCCAGCCTGCGGCCCGCCGAAATCGCCAGCGCCACGCTGATCAACAACGCGGGCGTGATCCCGCGCATCGGCCCGATCGACGAATGCCCGCCCGAGCAGCTCGCCAACGCGCTGCGCGTGGGCCTGGAAGCGCCCATGCAGCTCACCGCGGCCTTTCTCGCGGCCACGCGCGCCTGGGCCGAGGCGGGCTGGCCCGGCCCGCGCAAGGTGCTCAACATCTCCTCGGGCCTGGGCCGCAACGCCATGGCCGCACAGGGGCCCTATTGCGCGGCCAAGGCCGGGCTCGACCACTTCACGCGCTGCGCCGCGCTCGACGAAGCGCAGCACCCGCGCGGCGCGCGCCTGGTCTCGCTCGCGCCCGGCGTGATCGACACCGACATGCAGCAGCAGCTGCGCGCGGGCGACCCGCAAGGCTTCCCCGACCGACAGCGCTTCGTCGATCTGCGCGAGAAAGGCCTGCTGAGCACGCCCGAGGGCGCGGCGCAGCGCGTGCTGGCCTGGCTCGACCGCGCCGACTTCGGCCAGCAACCCGTTGCCGACGTGCGCGACGCCTGA
- a CDS encoding RluA family pseudouridine synthase produces MTGLPTPTALALPGDALTLVHEDAAFVVLDKPAGLLAVPGRGPDKQDCLSARAQARWPDALVVHRLDMATSGLVILARGLAMQRALSMHFEKRRVHKRYTAVVAGELRNPDPANGWQTIELPLMIDWLNRPRSIVHAEHGKPSLTRWRLASPQHGPGTRLELEPVTGRTHQLRVHLQALGHPIVGDPLYASEAQRALADRLLLHAGWLALPHPVSGAPLEFHSPCPF; encoded by the coding sequence ATGACCGGCCTGCCCACGCCCACCGCCCTCGCCCTGCCCGGCGACGCGCTGACGCTTGTTCACGAGGACGCGGCCTTCGTGGTGCTCGACAAACCCGCGGGCCTGCTCGCCGTGCCCGGCCGCGGCCCCGACAAGCAGGACTGCCTGAGCGCGCGCGCCCAGGCGCGCTGGCCCGACGCGCTGGTGGTGCACCGGCTCGACATGGCGACCTCGGGCCTGGTGATCCTGGCGCGCGGCCTGGCCATGCAGCGCGCGCTGTCCATGCACTTCGAGAAGCGGCGCGTGCACAAGCGCTACACCGCGGTGGTGGCCGGCGAGCTGCGCAACCCCGACCCGGCCAACGGCTGGCAGACCATCGAGCTGCCGCTCATGATCGACTGGCTCAACCGGCCGCGCAGCATCGTGCACGCCGAGCACGGCAAGCCCAGCCTCACGCGCTGGCGGCTCGCCAGCCCCCAGCACGGCCCCGGCACGCGGCTCGAGCTCGAACCCGTCACCGGCCGCACCCACCAGCTGCGCGTGCACCTGCAGGCCCTCGGCCACCCCATTGTGGGCGACCCGCTGTACGCCAGCGAGGCCCAGCGCGCGCTCGCCGACCGCCTGCTGCTGCACGCGGGCTGGCTCGCGCTGCCCCACCCCGTGAGCGGCGCGCCGCTCGAATTCCACAGCCCCTGCCCTTTCTGA
- a CDS encoding tRNA dihydrouridine synthase — MLLLAPMEGLLDATLRDVLTRLGGVDRCTSEFIRITNTLLPERAFIRVVPELLNGGRTAAGVPVRPQLLGSDPQLLAENAARLATLNPPGIDLNFGCPAKTVNNSRGGAVLLDEPELVGRIVAAVRRAVPAQVPVSAKMRLGYLDDARAEDNALAITEAGADELVIHARTKAQGYKPPAHWARIAQVAQALPAKRPVLIANGEIWTAEDAARCRALTGCEHLMIGRGQITDPGLAHAIQGGEPVPWSRIVPLLPLFWARVSARVERRHRAGRLKQWLNYLRHRHAAAQQAFDELRLHHDPEAIAAWIEQAQQRWGRPEAAEARSAQPC, encoded by the coding sequence ATGCTGCTGCTCGCCCCCATGGAAGGACTGCTCGACGCCACCCTGCGCGATGTGCTCACGCGCCTGGGCGGGGTCGACCGCTGCACGAGCGAGTTCATCCGCATCACCAACACCCTGCTGCCCGAGCGCGCCTTCATCCGCGTGGTGCCCGAGCTGCTCAACGGCGGGCGCACCGCGGCCGGCGTGCCGGTGCGGCCCCAGCTGCTGGGCTCCGACCCGCAGCTGCTGGCCGAGAACGCCGCGCGCCTGGCCACGCTGAACCCGCCGGGCATCGACCTGAACTTCGGCTGTCCGGCCAAGACCGTGAACAACAGCCGCGGCGGCGCGGTGCTGCTCGACGAGCCCGAGCTCGTGGGCCGCATCGTGGCCGCGGTGCGGCGCGCGGTGCCGGCGCAGGTGCCGGTGTCGGCCAAGATGCGCCTGGGCTACCTGGACGACGCGCGCGCCGAAGACAACGCGCTCGCCATCACCGAAGCCGGCGCCGACGAGCTCGTGATCCACGCGCGCACCAAGGCCCAGGGCTACAAGCCGCCCGCGCACTGGGCGCGCATCGCGCAGGTGGCGCAGGCGCTGCCCGCCAAGCGCCCGGTGCTGATCGCCAATGGCGAGATCTGGACCGCCGAGGACGCCGCGCGCTGCCGCGCGCTCACGGGCTGCGAGCACCTCATGATCGGCCGCGGCCAGATCACCGACCCCGGCCTCGCGCACGCCATCCAGGGCGGCGAGCCGGTGCCGTGGTCGCGCATCGTGCCGCTGCTGCCGCTCTTCTGGGCCCGCGTGAGCGCGCGCGTGGAGCGGCGCCACCGCGCGGGCCGGCTCAAGCAGTGGCTCAACTACCTGCGGCACCGCCATGCGGCGGCGCAACAGGCCTTCGACGAGCTGCGCCTACACCACGATCCCGAGGCGATCGCGGCCTGGATCGAGCAGGCCCAGCAGCGCTGGGGCCGCCCGGAAGCGGCCGAAGCACGAAGCGCGCAACCGTGTTAA
- the gshA gene encoding glutamate--cysteine ligase: MSSLPQRLAALGPERLRGMRRGLEKESLRSQPDGKLALTPHPVALGSALTHPHITTDYSESQLELITGVHASVESMLAELTEVHQFVLRTLKAQGDERLWVSSMPCGLPPDETIPIGRYGTSNVGRAKSVYRMGLGHRYGRRMQTISGIHYNWSLPGVDNDGYFALIRNFRRHAFLLLTLFGASPAVCSSFVEGRPHELQKLGASGTLYMPHGTSLRMGRLGYQSEAQGTLAVSYNGLEGYAASLHDALTRPWPAYETVGIRNPGGDYNQLATTLLQIENEFYGTIRPKRVIFPGERPLHALRERGVEYIEVRLMDLNPFEPIGIDPMTLRFLDVFLLHCLLADSPPDTPGEIRELAQNQHLTAARGREPGLELLRRGAPVKLTDWGLEIIEQLQPIADALDDLGGTDAHALAVAHARSSLRQPDLLPSARVLKAMASDHGDSFIGFVRAQSQRTHEQLLALPWSEAQQARFVAMAERSIEDQRGIEANDSLPFEIYRQEYVSADRLGRARAAAPVLGALTV, encoded by the coding sequence ATGTCTTCCCTGCCACAACGGCTGGCCGCCCTCGGCCCCGAGCGCCTGCGCGGCATGCGCCGCGGGCTCGAGAAGGAAAGCCTGCGTTCGCAGCCTGACGGCAAGCTGGCGCTCACGCCGCATCCCGTGGCGCTGGGCAGTGCGCTCACCCACCCCCACATCACCACCGACTACAGCGAGTCGCAGCTGGAGCTCATCACCGGCGTGCACGCCAGCGTGGAAAGCATGCTGGCCGAACTCACCGAGGTGCACCAGTTCGTGCTGCGCACGCTCAAGGCCCAGGGCGACGAGCGCCTGTGGGTGTCGAGCATGCCCTGCGGTCTGCCGCCCGACGAGACCATTCCCATCGGCCGCTACGGCACGTCCAACGTGGGCCGCGCCAAGAGCGTCTACCGCATGGGGCTGGGCCACCGCTATGGCCGGCGCATGCAGACCATCTCGGGCATCCACTACAACTGGTCGCTGCCCGGCGTGGACAACGACGGCTACTTCGCGCTGATCCGCAACTTCCGCCGCCACGCCTTCCTGCTGCTCACGCTGTTCGGCGCTTCGCCGGCCGTGTGTTCGAGCTTCGTGGAAGGCCGCCCCCACGAGCTGCAGAAGCTCGGCGCGAGCGGCACGCTGTACATGCCGCACGGCACCTCGCTGCGCATGGGCCGGCTCGGTTACCAGAGCGAAGCCCAGGGCACGCTGGCCGTGAGCTACAACGGCCTCGAAGGGTATGCGGCCTCGCTGCACGACGCGCTCACGCGGCCCTGGCCGGCCTACGAAACCGTGGGCATCCGCAACCCCGGTGGCGACTACAACCAGCTCGCCACCACGCTGCTGCAGATCGAGAACGAGTTCTACGGCACCATCCGCCCCAAGCGCGTCATCTTCCCGGGCGAGCGCCCGCTGCACGCGCTGCGCGAGCGCGGGGTCGAGTACATCGAGGTCCGGCTGATGGACCTCAACCCCTTCGAGCCCATCGGCATCGACCCGATGACGCTGCGCTTCCTCGACGTCTTCCTGCTGCACTGTCTGCTCGCCGACAGCCCGCCCGACACGCCGGGCGAGATCCGCGAGCTCGCGCAGAACCAGCACCTGACCGCCGCGCGCGGCCGCGAGCCCGGGCTGGAACTGCTGCGCCGCGGCGCGCCCGTGAAGCTCACCGACTGGGGCCTGGAGATCATCGAACAGCTGCAGCCCATCGCCGACGCGCTCGACGACCTGGGCGGCACCGACGCCCATGCGCTCGCCGTGGCGCACGCGCGCAGCTCGCTGCGCCAGCCCGACCTGCTGCCCTCGGCGCGGGTGCTCAAGGCCATGGCGAGCGATCACGGCGATTCCTTCATCGGCTTCGTGCGCGCGCAATCGCAGCGCACGCACGAGCAGCTGCTGGCCCTGCCCTGGAGCGAGGCGCAACAGGCGCGCTTCGTGGCCATGGCCGAACGCTCGATCGAAGACCAGCGCGGCATCGAGGCCAACGACAGCCTGCCGTTCGAGATCTACCGCCAGGAATACGTGTCGGCCGACCGCCTGGGCCGTGCGCGCGCCGCGGCGCCGGTGCTGGGCGCGCTCACCGTGTGA
- a CDS encoding SRPBCC family protein: MAITVKIDLGYEFAVKAKAADVFKLLSDVPASVAHFPKVEKLTDLGGGAYQWEMEKVGTAQVNIQTVYASKYTSKFDAAKGSGTVKWTPVKGVGNALVGGHWKISDQGKSTALELAIEGTVDVPLPGLMKMVVAPVVEAEFEKLVDKYIANLVKKFGGEA; this comes from the coding sequence ATGGCCATCACCGTCAAGATCGACCTCGGCTACGAATTCGCCGTCAAGGCCAAGGCCGCCGACGTGTTCAAGCTGCTGTCCGACGTGCCCGCGTCGGTGGCGCACTTTCCCAAGGTCGAAAAACTCACCGACCTGGGCGGCGGCGCTTACCAGTGGGAAATGGAGAAGGTCGGCACCGCGCAGGTGAACATCCAGACCGTGTACGCCAGCAAGTACACCAGCAAGTTCGACGCCGCCAAGGGCTCGGGCACCGTGAAGTGGACCCCGGTGAAGGGCGTGGGCAACGCCCTGGTGGGCGGCCACTGGAAGATCAGCGATCAGGGCAAGTCGACCGCGCTCGAACTCGCGATCGAGGGCACGGTGGACGTGCCGCTGCCCGGCCTGATGAAGATGGTGGTGGCCCCGGTGGTCGAGGCCGAGTTCGAGAAGCTGGTCGACAAGTACATCGCCAACCTGGTCAAGAAGTTCGGCGGCGAGGCCTGA
- the ylqF gene encoding ribosome biogenesis GTPase YlqF → MSVQWFPGHMHLTRQAIADRVKTIDVVIEMLDARLPGSSANPLLGELTRKRATLKVLNKQDLADPERTAAWLAHYNAQPGTRAIALDAGNPAPARALVAACRELAPNRGGMAKPLRVLICGVPNVGKSTLINTLMGKRSAKTGDEAGVTRTEQRVALADDVYLFDTPGVLWPRIVVPQSGIHLAASGAVGRNAYDDQEVALELLDNLKLAYPGLLRVRYPLGDSDAALADRPAEDLLEAIGRQRGALVSGGRVDAQKAAELVIADFRAALMGRITLETPGQYLAWLKAGQAADAERQRLKRERFGDERPRGRPRRR, encoded by the coding sequence ATGAGCGTCCAGTGGTTCCCCGGTCACATGCACCTCACGCGCCAGGCCATCGCCGACCGCGTGAAGACCATCGACGTCGTCATCGAGATGCTCGACGCGCGCCTGCCCGGCTCCAGCGCCAATCCGCTGCTCGGTGAGCTCACGCGCAAGCGCGCCACGCTCAAGGTGCTCAACAAGCAGGACCTGGCCGACCCCGAGCGCACGGCGGCCTGGCTCGCGCATTACAACGCCCAGCCAGGCACGCGTGCGATCGCGCTCGACGCGGGCAATCCCGCGCCCGCGCGTGCGCTGGTGGCCGCTTGCCGCGAACTCGCGCCCAACCGTGGCGGCATGGCCAAGCCGCTGCGGGTGCTGATCTGCGGCGTGCCCAACGTGGGCAAGAGCACACTGATCAACACCCTCATGGGCAAGCGCTCGGCCAAGACCGGCGACGAGGCCGGCGTGACGCGCACCGAGCAGCGCGTGGCGCTGGCCGACGACGTGTACCTGTTCGATACGCCGGGCGTGCTGTGGCCGCGCATCGTGGTGCCGCAAAGCGGCATCCACCTCGCGGCCAGTGGCGCCGTGGGCCGCAACGCCTACGACGACCAGGAGGTGGCGCTCGAGCTGCTCGACAACCTCAAGCTTGCCTACCCGGGCCTGCTGCGCGTGCGCTACCCGCTGGGCGACAGCGACGCCGCGCTCGCGGACCGGCCTGCCGAAGACCTGCTCGAAGCCATCGGCCGCCAGCGCGGTGCGCTGGTGAGCGGCGGCCGTGTCGATGCGCAGAAGGCCGCGGAACTCGTGATCGCCGATTTCCGGGCCGCGCTCATGGGGCGCATCACGCTGGAGACGCCCGGGCAGTACCTGGCCTGGCTCAAGGCCGGTCAGGCCGCCGATGCCGAGCGCCAGCGCTTGAAGCGCGAGCGCTTCGGCGACGAGCGGCCGCGCGGACGGCCACGCCGCCGTTGA
- a CDS encoding NAD(P)H-dependent oxidoreductase — protein MADPTCVLLIEGHPDGAPQRLNRALADAYAAGAEAGGHAVRRVRLATLDIPLLRSAEDWNRGEVPADLRSVQDDLAWAHHVVLFFPLWLGDMPALVKAFLEQVARPGFAVPRDRMSPFAQKPLAGRSARVVVTMGMPALLYRWYFRAHSVKALERNVLGFVGFAPVHETLIGRVDILGAEGVARWQRKLGELGRAAA, from the coding sequence ATGGCCGACCCGACCTGTGTGCTCCTCATCGAAGGCCATCCCGATGGCGCGCCCCAGCGCCTCAACCGCGCGCTGGCCGACGCCTACGCGGCCGGCGCCGAGGCGGGCGGTCACGCGGTGCGCCGCGTGAGGCTGGCCACGCTGGACATCCCCCTGCTGCGCAGCGCCGAGGACTGGAACCGGGGCGAGGTGCCGGCCGATCTTCGGTCCGTGCAGGACGACCTGGCGTGGGCCCATCACGTGGTGCTGTTCTTTCCGCTCTGGCTGGGCGACATGCCTGCGCTGGTGAAGGCTTTTCTCGAGCAGGTGGCACGGCCGGGCTTTGCGGTGCCGCGGGACCGCATGTCGCCGTTCGCGCAAAAGCCGCTGGCCGGCCGTTCGGCGCGCGTGGTGGTGACCATGGGCATGCCGGCGCTGCTGTACCGCTGGTACTTCCGCGCACACAGCGTCAAGGCGCTCGAGCGCAACGTGCTGGGTTTCGTGGGCTTCGCGCCCGTGCACGAGACCCTGATCGGCCGCGTGGACATCCTGGGCGCGGAAGGCGTGGCGCGCTGGCAGCGCAAGCTCGGCGAGCTCGGGCGCGCCGCGGCCTGA
- a CDS encoding DUF4399 domain-containing protein, translated as MRSCVLPSVALATTLLAGCAGHGMHHHHGPGTMQQTMDRASASATPPATVTASTPTLSSGYQKVAAAPGTRLYFVNLRDGQTVSNPVKLVFGLSGMGVAPAGVEKAGTGHHHLLIDVAAWDANAPLPVSDQVRHFGMGQTETTLQLAPGTHTLQLVLGDQNHIPHHPVVASERITVTVK; from the coding sequence ATGCGTTCCTGCGTTCTGCCTTCGGTGGCCCTGGCCACCACCCTACTGGCCGGTTGCGCCGGTCACGGCATGCACCACCACCATGGGCCCGGCACCATGCAGCAGACCATGGACCGGGCCTCGGCATCGGCCACGCCGCCGGCCACGGTCACGGCCAGCACGCCCACGCTGTCGTCGGGCTACCAGAAGGTGGCCGCGGCGCCGGGCACGCGCCTGTACTTCGTGAACCTGCGCGACGGCCAGACCGTGAGCAACCCCGTGAAGCTGGTGTTCGGCCTCTCGGGCATGGGCGTGGCGCCCGCGGGCGTGGAAAAGGCCGGCACCGGGCACCACCACCTGCTGATCGACGTGGCGGCCTGGGATGCCAACGCCCCCCTGCCGGTGAGCGACCAGGTGCGCCATTTCGGCATGGGCCAGACCGAAACCACGCTGCAGCTCGCCCCGGGCACGCACACCCTGCAACTGGTGCTGGGCGATCAGAACCACATCCCGCACCACCCGGTGGTGGCGAGCGAGCGCATCACCGTGACGGTGAAGTGA
- a CDS encoding DsbC family protein: MKRRHVLPAMAALAAMGVLTACSREPEAPPAPPIDRSQALQVLAAEGKGFAVGALMAANTVYVLFDPQCPHCAHLWEASQPLLKQARFVWLPVSILNAKSLPQGAAILGASDPAAAMAAHETSLLAGQGGTSASASVPAEVKAAIENNTRLLTRLGGEAVPFIVARDPQGGARTAGGAMATPQLASFIGLSGG, from the coding sequence ATGAAACGCCGCCACGTCCTCCCCGCCATGGCCGCGCTCGCGGCCATGGGCGTTCTGACCGCCTGCTCGCGCGAGCCCGAAGCGCCGCCGGCCCCGCCCATCGACCGCAGCCAGGCCTTGCAGGTGCTGGCCGCCGAAGGCAAGGGCTTTGCCGTGGGCGCCCTGATGGCCGCCAACACGGTCTACGTGCTGTTCGATCCCCAGTGCCCGCACTGCGCCCACCTGTGGGAGGCCTCGCAGCCCCTGCTCAAGCAGGCGCGCTTCGTGTGGCTGCCGGTGTCCATCCTCAACGCCAAGAGCCTGCCGCAGGGTGCGGCCATCCTCGGCGCCAGCGACCCGGCCGCGGCCATGGCCGCGCACGAGACCAGCCTGCTCGCGGGCCAGGGCGGCACCTCGGCCTCGGCCAGCGTGCCGGCCGAGGTCAAGGCCGCGATCGAGAACAACACCCGGCTGCTCACACGCCTGGGCGGCGAGGCCGTGCCCTTCATCGTCGCGCGCGATCCGCAGGGCGGCGCGCGCACGGCGGGCGGGGCCATGGCCACGCCGCAACTGGCCAGCTTCATCGGCTTGAGCGGCGGCTGA
- a CDS encoding RcnB family protein, translated as MHARDLLSIAVATATFAMGTTAFADDDRRGGRRHHDGPRIEHRHVERHVDRRVIHHGPPRHVERHIHHHGPRVVHRDVRVVHTGPRWSRGHYVPPEYRHSRYVVRHHNPRLYTPPRGHHWIQVNGDFLLVAAATGLIAHVLLNQ; from the coding sequence ATGCATGCCCGCGACCTGCTCTCGATCGCCGTGGCGACCGCCACCTTCGCGATGGGCACCACCGCCTTCGCCGACGACGACCGCCGCGGCGGTCGCCGCCACCACGACGGCCCGCGCATCGAACACCGCCACGTGGAGCGCCACGTCGACCGGCGCGTGATCCACCACGGCCCGCCCCGCCACGTGGAGCGGCACATCCACCACCACGGCCCGCGCGTGGTGCACCGCGACGTGCGCGTCGTGCACACGGGCCCGCGCTGGTCGCGCGGCCACTACGTGCCGCCCGAGTACCGCCACAGCCGCTACGTCGTGCGGCACCACAACCCGCGGCTGTACACCCCGCCGCGCGGCCACCACTGGATCCAGGTCAACGGCGACTTCCTGCTCGTGGCCGCCGCCACCGGCCTCATCGCCCACGTGCTGCTGAACCAGTGA
- a CDS encoding Ig-like domain-containing protein produces the protein MSEPCKRPLRWAFPLVLPLALLPALALADGVAVRYDATASPFPSNRYTVPDFGNATLRRVSLPKPDCATRPSDCADIDVINTLDGFSTQPRITVPFTGDIDPASVNSDSIYLVNLGDVLTLRGFGDKVGINQVVWDPASKTLAFTSDELLQERSRYLLVVTNGVRDAQGKKLKSADFLGGGAGHTRELRDALPMARGSGRNVVAASLFTTQTATGDLLKVQRRIKSSTPAPVNFMIGNGGAVRAVFPVSGLQGIQFNRQTGSAPAFTPGLLPTPALQVVPGAVGHVAYGRYESPEYQNAAKVIPATDTLTGTPRPLGSQSLVFQLFLPSSPKPAGGWPVALFGHGFTDSMYGAPWTVASVFASQGIATLSINVVGHGGGALGTLNVLPTAGAPVVVPAGGRGIDQDGNGSIDSTEGVNAAAPQTIVSSRDGLRQTVIDLMQLVRQVEAGIDVDGDGTRDLDPNRIYYAGQSFGGIYGTMLLGVERNIKAGVPNVPGGSITEIARLSPSFRILTGLSLATRQPVLLNLPPTAQLPVPLNFNENIPLRDQPPLVNNVPGAMAIAELLDRNQWVQQSGNPVSYAALIRQNPPQGHAAKPVILQFAKGDVTVPNPTTSAIVRAGGLQDRVTQFRNDLAFAANPGVPKNPHTFLTNIAIPAAAPYAVAAQSQIAAFFASNGALVIDPDGPGPLFEVPIQGPLPEGLNFIP, from the coding sequence ATGAGCGAGCCTTGCAAACGCCCTCTGCGTTGGGCGTTCCCCCTGGTGTTGCCACTGGCCCTGCTGCCAGCACTGGCCTTGGCCGACGGCGTCGCCGTGCGTTACGACGCCACGGCGTCACCATTCCCGAGCAACCGCTACACCGTGCCCGACTTCGGCAACGCCACGCTGCGCCGTGTGAGCCTGCCCAAGCCCGACTGCGCCACGCGGCCCAGCGACTGCGCCGACATCGACGTGATCAACACGCTCGACGGTTTCTCGACGCAGCCGCGCATCACCGTGCCGTTCACGGGCGATATCGATCCCGCCTCGGTCAACAGCGACAGCATCTACCTGGTCAACCTGGGTGACGTGCTCACCCTGCGCGGCTTCGGCGACAAGGTGGGCATCAACCAGGTGGTGTGGGACCCCGCGAGCAAGACGCTGGCTTTCACCTCCGACGAGCTGCTGCAGGAGCGCTCGCGCTACCTGCTGGTGGTCACGAACGGCGTGCGCGACGCGCAGGGCAAGAAGCTCAAGTCGGCCGACTTCCTGGGCGGTGGCGCGGGCCACACGCGCGAACTGCGCGACGCGCTGCCCATGGCGCGCGGCAGCGGGCGCAACGTGGTGGCGGCCTCGCTGTTCACCACCCAGACGGCCACGGGCGATCTGCTCAAGGTCCAGCGGCGCATCAAGTCCAGCACGCCCGCGCCAGTGAACTTCATGATCGGCAACGGCGGTGCGGTGCGCGCGGTGTTCCCGGTCTCGGGCCTGCAGGGCATCCAGTTCAACCGCCAGACCGGCAGTGCGCCGGCCTTCACGCCCGGCTTGCTGCCCACGCCCGCGCTGCAGGTGGTGCCGGGGGCGGTGGGTCATGTGGCGTACGGCCGCTACGAATCGCCCGAGTACCAGAACGCGGCCAAGGTGATCCCGGCCACCGACACCCTCACGGGCACGCCCCGGCCGCTGGGCAGCCAGTCGCTGGTGTTCCAGCTCTTCCTGCCTTCCTCGCCCAAGCCCGCGGGGGGCTGGCCGGTGGCGCTGTTCGGCCACGGCTTCACCGACAGCATGTACGGCGCGCCCTGGACCGTGGCCTCGGTGTTCGCGTCGCAGGGCATCGCGACCTTGTCCATCAACGTGGTGGGCCATGGCGGCGGCGCGCTCGGCACGCTCAACGTGCTGCCCACGGCCGGCGCGCCCGTGGTCGTGCCCGCGGGCGGCCGCGGCATCGACCAGGACGGCAACGGCAGCATCGACTCGACCGAGGGCGTGAACGCCGCGGCGCCGCAAACCATCGTGAGCAGCCGCGATGGCCTGCGCCAGACGGTGATCGACCTGATGCAGCTCGTGCGCCAGGTCGAGGCCGGCATCGATGTGGACGGCGATGGCACGCGCGACCTCGACCCCAACCGCATCTACTACGCCGGCCAGTCCTTCGGTGGCATCTACGGCACCATGCTGCTGGGCGTGGAGCGCAACATCAAGGCGGGCGTGCCCAACGTGCCCGGCGGCTCGATCACCGAGATCGCGCGGCTGAGCCCGAGCTTTCGCATCCTCACGGGCTTGTCGCTGGCCACGCGCCAGCCCGTGCTCTTGAACCTGCCGCCCACCGCGCAGCTGCCGGTGCCCCTGAACTTCAACGAGAACATCCCGCTGCGCGACCAGCCGCCGCTGGTGAACAATGTGCCGGGTGCGATGGCCATCGCCGAACTGCTTGACCGCAACCAGTGGGTGCAGCAATCGGGCAACCCGGTGTCGTACGCGGCGCTGATCCGCCAGAACCCGCCGCAGGGCCATGCGGCCAAGCCCGTCATCCTGCAATTCGCCAAGGGCGATGTGACCGTGCCCAACCCGACGACCAGCGCGATCGTGCGTGCCGGCGGCCTGCAGGACCGCGTGACCCAGTTCCGCAACGACCTGGCCTTCGCGGCCAACCCTGGCGTGCCCAAGAACCCGCACACCTTCCTCACCAACATCGCGATCCCGGCCGCTGCGCCCTATGCCGTGGCGGCGCAGTCGCAGATCGCGGCCTTCTTCGCGAGCAACGGCGCCCTGGTGATCGATCCCGACGGGCCCGGCCCGCTGTTCGAGGTGCCCATCCAGGGGCCCTTGCCCGAGGGGCTGAACTTCATCCCCTGA